A window from Cyanobacteriota bacterium encodes these proteins:
- a CDS encoding helicase-related protein has product FRLLYLSPETLLNPRVWDCLCEPTLVINGLILDEAHCLVQWGDTFRPAYYRLGAVRPALLKMKPAGSRIAIAAFTATADPGAQQTIQRILCLQQPQCFRLNPYRANLYLSIRMVCTPRQRRQYLLHALRARSDQPGLVYVRTRQDSEDLALWLANQGYRTAAYHAGLAAPERRMIEQAWLASELQFVVCTCAFGMGINKPDVRWVIHFHVPLLLSEYVQEIGRAGRDGLRSDAVALVSEPTGWLDPSDNQRQRFFQRKLKAQRRAAQQLATKLPPQGDISTISRQFKDGALALSWLQGSGQLHWQDPFHYVLSTSDRRVALDKLDSQAAQQMTAYLRTRQCRWRYLLHSFGFIQAAEMMHCGHCDNCCRARGRDI; this is encoded by the coding sequence TAGTGCAATGGGGAGATACGTTTCGTCCTGCCTATTATCGACTGGGGGCTGTGCGACCGGCATTGCTGAAAATGAAGCCTGCGGGGAGTCGAATTGCGATCGCTGCCTTCACTGCCACTGCTGATCCCGGTGCCCAACAGACAATCCAGCGCATTCTCTGCCTGCAACAACCCCAGTGTTTTCGTCTCAACCCCTACCGAGCCAATTTGTACCTTAGTATCCGTATGGTTTGTACGCCTCGGCAGCGACGACAATACCTGCTACATGCTCTGCGTGCTCGCTCTGACCAACCCGGCTTAGTCTACGTTCGCACCCGCCAAGACAGTGAAGATTTGGCCCTATGGCTAGCTAATCAGGGCTATCGAACGGCTGCTTACCACGCTGGGTTAGCCGCACCCGAACGCCGGATGATTGAACAGGCATGGCTCGCCAGTGAGTTGCAATTTGTGGTCTGCACCTGCGCCTTTGGCATGGGGATCAATAAGCCCGATGTACGTTGGGTAATACACTTCCATGTGCCCTTACTACTGTCGGAATATGTGCAGGAAATTGGGCGGGCTGGACGCGATGGCCTGCGATCGGATGCAGTAGCTCTAGTCAGTGAACCCACAGGCTGGCTTGATCCGTCGGACAACCAACGGCAGCGATTCTTTCAGCGTAAGCTGAAAGCTCAACGTCGTGCAGCTCAACAACTAGCGACAAAACTGCCACCTCAGGGAGATATCAGCACCATTAGCCGCCAATTCAAAGATGGAGCATTAGCCCTGTCTTGGCTCCAGGGCAGCGGTCAGCTCCACTGGCAAGATCCCTTTCACTATGTGTTATCTACTTCCGATCGGCGAGTAGCTCTAGACAAGCTAGATAGCCAAGCTGCCCAACAAATGACTGCCTATCTGCGCACTCGTCAGTGTCGTTGGCGCTACCTGCTCCACAGTTTTGGCTTTATCCAAGCAGCGGAGATGATGCATTGTGGGCATTGCGATAACTGCTGCCGAGCTAGGGGTCGAGATATTTAA